The proteins below are encoded in one region of Penicillium psychrofluorescens genome assembly, chromosome: 4:
- a CDS encoding uncharacterized protein (ID:PFLUO_005983-T1.cds;~source:funannotate) yields the protein MGLCLSSESTEDAEQKKRSQMIDRKLEEDSRRLRRECKILLLGSGESGKSTIVKQMKIIHQNGYTVEELALYRLTVYKNLLDCAKSLIEAYHRFELEPTSQKVQDYITFLEDYNVDPDPNTPLDGKVGDAITYLWNDPCTAMALEHQNEFYLMDSAPYFFEEAKRITGPDYIPNVMDVLRARTKTTGIYETRFTMGQLSIHMFDVGGQRSERKKWIHCFENVTSIIFCVALSEYDQMLLEESNQNRMMESLVLFDSVVNSRWFMRTSIILFLNKVDLFRQKLPRSPLSNYFPDYSGGNDVNRAAKYLLWRFNQVNRAHLNLYPHLTQATDTTNIRLVFAAVKETILQNALIDSGIL from the exons ATGGGGCTGTGTCTCAGCTCGGAGTCCACCGAAGATGcggaacagaagaagagaagccaAATGATCGACCGGAAGCTCGAGGAAGATTCCCGGCGGCTACGAAGAGAATGCAAGATCCTGCTCCTGG GCTCCGGGGAAAGTGGCAAGTCGACCATTGTGAAACAGATGAAAATCATTCACCAAAATGGCTACACCGTTGAAGAGCTTGCGCTGTACCGCTTGACCGTCTACAAGAACCTCCTGGACTGCGCGAAATCGCTTATCGAGGCCTATCACCGCTTCGAGCTCGAGCCCACCAGCCAAAAGGTCCAAGACTACATCACCTTCCTAGAAGATTACAATGTGGATCCTGATCCCAACACGCCCCTCGACGGGAAAGTCGGCGATGCGATCACATATCTGTGGAATGACCCCTGTACAGCAATGGCGCTGGAACACCAAAACGAGTTTTATCTGATGGACTCCGCACCATA TTTCTTCGAGGAAGCAAAGCGAATAACTGGGCCGGATTACATCCCAAATGTCATGGATGTGCTCCGTGCACGTACCAAGACCACCGGTATCTACGAGACCCGATTCACGATGGGTCAATTGAGCATCCA CATGTTTGATGTTGGGGGTCAACGCAGCGAACGCAAAAAATGGATCCACTGCTTCGAGAATGTGACATCGATTATTTTCTGCGTCGCATTGAGCGAATATGATCAGATGTTGCTGGAGGAGAGCAATCAG AATCGCATGATGGAGAGTCTGGTACTCTTTGATTCCGTGGTCAACTCCCGCTGGTTTATGCGGACGAgcatcattctcttcctGAACAAAGTCGATCTCTTCCGACAGAAGCTTCCACGGTCACCGCTCAGCAATTATTTCCCCGACTATTCAGGCGGCAATGATGTCAATCGCGCCGCAAAGTACCTTCTGTGGCGGTTCAACCAGGTGAATCGAGCACATTTGAATTTATACCCACA CCTCACCCAAGCCACCGATACTACCAACATTCGATTGGTCTTTGCGGCGGTCAAAGAGACCATCTTGCAGAATGCCTTGATAGACTCGGGTATTTTGTAA
- a CDS encoding uncharacterized protein (ID:PFLUO_005984-T1.cds;~source:funannotate) — protein MRELATSAYHDVVRPNVDTLYSAAVIDLSHHDVLVDVPVIKDRFWVFPFYDVYANNYANIGSVTNSTAGTYILRYSADHGHKPGVQLGGEKEDGSRLKCDRRHIQGYINAPTPYGIIITRYAVKEGTPEDMAQLHALQNQTHLHTLKKHINQHTAPPLTISMLNSSLSSDPATKLMQLTARIAPHNPPRDTADLGRVTHMLNEAGIHPDGSYQPPRGVNLTAAYSASQKEISAAITQPQNHITLTHGWTSLSSTAQGDYGTNYAMRAFVAYSGYLALDASQALYPSYSASANKKNLNLGPQQAYIFTFGSKPPLDETGFWSLTAYDAEQYLVPNPLDRYALNDRGNITYANGSRVYGDASDSSRGDASFQLLVQPADVTPPRNWTANWLPAPKGGGDFYLTLRFYAPTETLRNGSWSYPVVQKGPAIVA, from the exons ATGAGAGAGCTAGCCACATCAGCCTACCACGACGTGGTGCGCCCCAATGTGGACACTTTATACTCGGCTGCTGTTATCGATCTGTCGCACCATGATGTGCTTGTTGACGTCCCTGTCATCAAGGACCGGTTCTGGGTGTTTCCTTTCTACGATGT GTATGCCAACAACTACGCCAATATCGGCAGCGTGACGAACAGCACAGCGGGCACGTATATCTTGCGGTATAGCGCAGACCACGGCCACAAGCCCGGtgtccagctcggcggcgagaaagaggacgGTTCTCGGCTGAAGTGCGACAGGAGGCACATCCAGGGCTACATCAACGCCCCAACACCAtacggcatcatcatcacccgGTACGCCGTCAAAGAAGGCACCCCGGAAGATATGGCGCAGCTCCACGCTCTGCAGAACCAGACCCATCTCCACACCCTCAAGAAGCACATTAACCAACACACCGCACCGCCTCTAACGATCTCCATGCTCAACTCGTCCCTATCCTCCGACCCAGCGACCAAGCTCATGCAACTAACAGCTCGCATCGCACCGCATAATCCCCCCCGCGACACCGCAGACCTAGGCCGGGTAACCCATATGCTGAACGAAGCTGGCATCCACCCAGACGGAAGCTACCAGCCACCTCGCGGCGTAAACCTAACAGCCGCATACAGCGCCTCTCAGAAGGAGATATCCGCCGCAATAACTCAACCCCAGAACCACATCACCCTCACCCACGGCTGGACCAGTCTGTCATCCACGGCGCAGGGCGACTACGGCACGAACTATGCGATGCGCGCATTCGTAGCTTACAGCGGGTACCTTGCCCTCGACGCATCGCAAGCTCTATATCCATCCTACAGCGCAAGCGCAAATAAGAAGAACTTAAATCTGGGCCCGCAACAGGCCTACATCTTCACCTTCGGTAGCAAGCCGCCGCTGGACGAGACCGGGTTCTGGAGTCTGACGGCCTACGACGCGGAACAGTATCTCGTTCCCAATCCGCTGGATCGGTACGCGCTGAACGACCGCGGGAATATCACTTACGCCAATGGATCGCGCGTTTATGGTGACGCCAGTGACTCGTCCCGTGGAGATGCCAGTTTCCAGCTGCTCGTCCAGCCGGCGGATGTGACCCCTCCGAGGAATTGGACGGCGAA TTGGCTCCCGGCGCCGAAGGGCGGAGGGGACTTTTATCTCACGC TCCGGTTCTATGCTCCGACCGAAACCCTGCGCAATGGCTCGTGGAGTTACCCGGTGGTGCAGAAGGGGCCTGCAATCGTGGCATGA
- a CDS encoding uncharacterized protein (ID:PFLUO_005985-T1.cds;~source:funannotate), which yields MTTEQHRERRPSVGVPIADLQGPVGPGFSRPKHKRTFTGFGPGEIKHVEASIPEPLREALHLNLPTRKSSRQVPMFGRSVEFPADSLPQKELVRHIETTLARSLYNCDENAAYSGTALAFRDRLIIEWNKTQQRQTFNDQKRVYYLSLEFLMGRALDNAMLNVGLKDAARDGLKDLGFRIEDVIGQEHDAALGNGGLGRLAACLLDSMATLNYPAWGYGLRYRYGIFKQEIVNGYQMEVPDYWLDNNPWEFPRHEITVDIQFYGCVRKYQAENGKIMHSWEDAEIVQAVAYDVPIPGYGTKTTNNLRLWSSKASSGEFDFQKFNAGDYESAVADEQRAETISAVLYPNDNLERGKELRLKQQYFWCAASLYDIVRRFKKSKRAWSEFPDQVAIQLNDTHPTLAIVELQRILIDTEGLEWDEAWNIVTKSFGYTNHTVLPEALEKWSVPLLQNLLPRHLQIIYDVNLYFLQIVEKRFPNDREMLSRVSIIEESHPKMVRMAHLAIIGSHKVNGVAELHSDLIKTTIFKDFVEIYGPDRFTNVTNGITPRRWLHQANPRLSALIAEKLGGYEFLTDLTLLDKLEAFVDDKKFRTEWAEIKSANKLRLARYIKETTGFSVNPDALFDVQVKRIHEYKRQQLNIFGVIHRYLTIKAMSAEERKKVVPRVSIFGGKAAPGYWMAKTVIHLINKVSFVVNNDADVGDLLKVIFIEDYNVSKAEMICPASDLSEHISTAGTEASGTSNMKFVLSGGLIIGTCDGANIEITREIGEQNIFLFGTLAEDVEELRHRHVYGQTFQIDSQLAKVFEAIKGNMFGDAGDFSALTASVEQHGDFYLVSDDFNSYVTTHEMVDEAFKNREEWLAKSITSVARMGFFSTDRVINEYADSIWNVEPLEVGKD from the exons ATGACCACCGAGCAACATCGCGAGCGACGCCCCTCCGTCGGTGTGCCCATTGCTGACCTCCAAGGCCCCGTCGGTCCGGGCTTCAGTCGCCCCAAGCACAAGCGCACCTTCACCGGCTTTGGTCCCGGGGAGATCAAGCACGTGGAGGCGAGCATTCCGGAGCCCCTTCGCGAGGC TCTGCATCTGAATTTACCAACAAGGAAGAGTTCGAGGCAAGTTCCTATGTTTGGACGGAGTGTTGAATTCCCGGCTGACTCTCTCCCGCAGAAGGAACTTGTGCGTCACATTGAGACGACGCTGGCTCGGTCGCTGTACAACTGCGACGAGAA TGCCGCGTACTCCGGAACCGCACTCGCTTTTCGAGACCGATTGATCATCGAATGGAATAAGACGCAACAGCGCCAGACCTTTAATGACCAGAAAAGAGTCTACT ACCTGTCACTCGAGTTCCTGATGGGGCGGGCGCTGGATAATGCGATGTTGAATGTGGGCTTGAAGGATGCAGCTCGAG ACGGTTTGAAGGATCTTGGTTTCCGCATCGAGGATGTCATCGGACAAGAACATGATGCTGCGCTGGGCAACGGTGGTCTGGGACGCCTGGCAGCCTGTCTTCTGGACAGCATGGCGACCCTCAACTACCCTGCCTGGGGATACGGACTGCGATACCGGTACGGCATTTTCAAACAGGAGATAGTCAATGGGTACCAGATGGAGGTCCCGGACTACTGGCTCGACAACAATCCCTGGGAATTCCCGCGCCATGAGATCACCGTTGATATCCAGTTCTATGGTTGCGTTCGCAAATACCAAGCTGAAAATGGTAAGATCATGCACTCCTGGGAGGACGCAGAGATTGTTCAAGCCGTGGCATATGACGTTCCCATTCCTGGATACGGCACGAAGACCACCAACAATCTCCGCTTATGGTCCAGCAAGGCCAGCAGCGGCGAGTTTGACTTCCAGAAGTTCAACGCCGGAGATTACGAAAGTGCTGTGGCCGATGAGCAAAGAGCAGAGACCATCTCGGCTGTTCTCTACCCGAATGATAACTTGGAGCGTGGCAAGGAGCTTCGGCTGAAGCAGCAGTACTTTTGGTGTGCCGCCTCGCTATACGATATTGTCCGGCGATtcaagaagtccaagaggGCCTGGAGCGAGTTCCCCGACCAGGTGGCCATCCAGCTCAACGACACACACCCAACCCTTGCCATTGTGGAGCTGCAGCGAATTCTGATTGACACCGAAGGTCTCGAATGGGACGAGGCATGGAACATCGTGACCAAAAGTTTTGGATACACCAACCATACCGTGCTGCccgaggcgctggagaaatGGTCTGTCCCGTTACTGCAGAATCTGCTACCTCGCCATCTGCAAATTATCTACGATGTGAACCTGTACTTTTTGCAGATAGTTGAGAAGCGGTTTCCCAACGACCGAGAAATGCTATCACGGGTCTCTATCATCGAAGAGTCGCATCCGAAGATGGTCCGCATGGCGCATCTGGCCATTATCGGGTCCCACAAGGTCAACGGTGTTGCAGAACTGCACTCGGATCTGATCAAGACTACGATCTTCAAAGATTTCGTGGAGATCTATGGACCAGATCGGTTCACCAACGTGACAAACGGTATCACGCCCCGACGCTGGCTGCACCAAGCCAACCCGCGACTGTCCGCTTTGATTGCAGAAAAATTAGGTGGATACGAATTTTTGACCGACCTGACCCTTCTGGACAAGCTCGAGGCTTTTGTTGATGACAAGAAATTCCGGACAGAGTGGGCGGAGATCAAGTCCGCGAACAAACTGCGTCTGGCCCGGTATATCAAGGAAACGACCGGCTTCAGCGTGAACCCCGACGCACTGTTTGATGTGCAGGTGAAGCGGATCCATGAGTACAAGCGGCAACAGTTGAATATCTTCGGAGTGATTCATCGGTACCTCACCATCAAGGCCATGTCggccgaggagcgcaagaaaGTTGTCCCTCGGGTCTCGATCTTCGGTGGTAAGGCGGCGCCGGGCTACTGGATGGCAAAGACAGTCATCCATCTGATTAACAAGGTTTCATTTGTGGTCAACAATGACGCGGATGTTGGTGATCTGCTGAAGGTCATCTTTATTGAGGACTACAATGTCAGCAAAGCCGAGATGATCTGTCCAGCCTCGGATCTCAGCGAGCACATCTCGACAGCAGGAACGGAGGCGAGCGGCACGAGCAACATGAAGTTCGTACTGAGCGGAGGACTAATTATCGGAACGTGTGACGGTGCCAAC ATCGAAATCACTCGCGAAATCGGCGAACagaacatcttcctcttcggcaccctggccgaagacgtcgaggagctgcgccACCGACACGTCTATGGCCAGACCTTCCAGATTGACTCACAGCTCGCCAAGGTCTTCGAGGCCATTAAAGGCAACATGTTCGGAGACGCGGGCGACTTCTCTGCACTTACCGCATCCGTCGAGCAACACGGCGATTTTTATCTCGTATCGGATGATTTCAACTCATACGTTACCACGCACGAgatggtggacgaggcctTCAAGAATCGGGAGGAGTGGCTGGCGAAGTCGATTACGAGTGTTGCGCGCATGGGCTTCTTTTCCACAGACCGCGTGATTAATGAGTATGCGGATAGCATCTGGAATGTGGAGCCGCTGGAGGTTGGCAAGGATTAG
- a CDS encoding uncharacterized protein (ID:PFLUO_005986-T1.cds;~source:funannotate), producing MAIANTTNNTASQRRKINIFSDFDGTISMQDTGHILFDTYGCGTEARNKLDEQIKSGERSFREASEEMWGSLHIPFDDGFKVMEKTLEMDPGFREFHQYCVDNGFPFHVISAGLKPVLRRVLDSFLGPDSSAAIDIVANDAIIHPDGSEWKPIWRHDTDLGHDKALSVNEARIAAAATCLPDEIPLIIFIGDGVSDLAAASQADVLFARRGLRLEEYCREHDIAFTPFDTFADIKTEIEKISAEDQSKTGGVGKPVRYNPRANLWRRISSKEAVPTLIAAATPSKEEKMFLWPETFSDYKPKTIQEDEELVVAA from the exons ATGGCCAtcgccaacaccaccaacaatACCGCCAGCCAAAGGCGAAAGATCAACATTTTCTCCG ACTTCGATGGCACAATCTCCATGCAAGACACAGGCCATATCCTGTTCGACACATACGGCTGCGGCACCGAAGCGCGCAACAAACTCGATGAGCAGATCAAGTCCGGCGAGCGGTCCTTCAGGGAGGCCTCCGAGGAGATGTGGGGGTCGCTGCATATCCCCTTTGACGACGGCTTCaaggtgatggagaagacGCTCGAGATGGATCCTGGCTTCCGGGAGTTCCATCAGTATTGCGTGGATAACGGCTTCCCGTTCCATGTTATCAGCGCTGGCTTGAAGCCTGTGCTGAGACGGGTGCTGGATTCCTTTTTGGGGCCGGATAGC TCCGCCGCGATCGACATCGTCGCCAACGATGCAATCATCCACCCCGACGGCTCAGAGTGGAAGCCCATCTGGCGCCATGACACAGACCTGGGCCACGACAAAGCGCTCAGCGTAAACGAAGCCCGGATCGCGGCCGCAGCAACATGTTTACCGGACGAGATCCCACTCATCATTTTTATCGGCGATGGCGTGTctgatctcgccgccgcgagCCAAGCAGATGTCCTCTTTGCGCGCCGCGGTCTGCGGCTTGAGGAGTACTGCCGCGAGCACGATATTGCATTTACGCCATTTGATACCTTCGCTGATATCAAGACCGAGATTGAGAAGATCAGTGCCGAGGATCAGAGTAAGACTGGCGGAGTTGGCAAGCCGGTTAGGTATAACCCGCGCGCCAATCTGTGGAGACGGATCTCCAGTAAGGAAGCG GTTCCTACGCTTATTGCTGCCGCCACGCCTTccaaagaggagaagatgttccTCTGGCCGGAGACGTTCTCGGATTACAAGCCGAAGACTATccaggaggacgaggaaTTAGTTGTTGCGGCTTGA
- a CDS encoding uncharacterized protein (ID:PFLUO_005987-T1.cds;~source:funannotate), whose translation MAAQSKLLPPERSVKQIFSSLTSLYLQHRTRISRAVYLALFAALAKRIHNAISEQKAASQRQVELRRQPGTTGLDDEQPRKKRVEINREFFKHLLRLLRIVIPGWRSKELRLLVSHSVFLVLRTLLSLYVAELDGRLVSNLVRGKGKDFLLGLVWWMIVAVPATFTNSMLSYHQCKLSLSYRKRLTDYIHDKYLSNMTFYAISALDDRIKNPDQLVTVDVSRFSDSLAELYSNLAKPILDMCIYNYSLSKNVGGEGLFLMSLLVQLSANVMRMLTPPFGKYVADEARLEGEFRFLHSRLIDYSEEVALYHGHEAEKDTLDKGYFTLIKHVNRILRRRLYHGFMEDFVIKYFWGALGLVLCSLPVFFKIPGQITQSMGDRTESFVTNRRMLLSSSDAFGRLMFSYKEISELAGYTSRVSSLLEVMDDLAAGRFEKKLVSSASIEENAAVLSGRGEIQESDSIEFTDVPIVSPNGDVLVRQLSFTVHPGEHLLIVGPNGCGKSSLFRILGGLWPVYGGTVKKPQFESIFYIPQRPYLSRGTLRQQVIYPDGVREMRAKGVTDADLFEILSVVEIASVVDRPDGWDAEEEWRDVLSGGLQQRIAMARLFYHRPQYAILDECTSSVTLEIEKVMYETAKKLGITLMTVSHRRSLWKYHKKILQFDGQGGYIFTGLDWERRLKLEDEKDELELQLRTVPELQRRVAELTS comes from the exons atggccgcccAGTCCAAACTCCTCCCGCCCGAGCGCTCGGTCAAgcagatcttctccagccTCACCTCCCTCTATCTCCAACACCGCACCCGCATCTCGCGCGCCGTCTACCTCGCCCTCTTTGCTGCGCTTGCCAAACGCATCCACAATGCCATCTCTGAACAAAAGGCCGCGTCGCAGCGACAGGTCGAGCTGCGCCGCCAGCCTGGAACCACCGGtctcgacgacgagcagcCGCGCAAAAAGCGAGTCGAGATCAACCGCGAGTTCTTCAAGCATTTGTTGCGCTTGCTCCGTATTGTTATTCCCGGATGGCGCAGCAAGGAGTTGCGACTGCTGGTCAGCCACAGCGTCTTCCTAGTGCTCCGCACGCTTCTGAGTCTGTATGTCGCCGAGTTGGACGGCAGGCTCGTCAGTAATCTCGTGCGCGGGAAGGGCAAGGATTTCTTGCTGGGGCTTGTATGGTGGATGATTGTTGCGGTGCCTGCTACTTTCACGAATTCCATG CTCTCGTACCATCAATGCAAACTCTCCCTCAGCTATCGGAAACGCCTGACCGATTATATACACGATAAATACCTGTCTAATATGACCTTCTACGCCATCTCCGCCCTCGATGATCGGATCAAGAACCCCGACCAGCTCGTGACGGTTGATGTGTCGCGCTTCTCCGACAGTCTAGCAGAGTTGTATTCCAACCTGGCCAAGCCAATTCTTGACATGTGCATTTACAATTACTCTCTGTCCAAGAATGTTGGTGGCGAGGGACTGTTCCTTATGAGTCTGCTGGTACAGCTGTCTGCCAATGTGATGCGCATGCTGACGCCCCCGTTCGGCAAATATGTCGCGGACGAGGCTCGCCTGGAAGGCGAGTTCCGTTTCCTGCATTCGAGACTAATCGATTATAGCGAGGAGGTGGCTCTGTATCATGGCcacgaggccgagaaagaTACTCTGGACAAGGGCTACTTCACCCTGATCAAGCATGTGAACCGAATTCTCCGCCGACGTCTTTACCACGGTTTCATGGAGGATTTTGTCATTAAGTACTTCTGGGGTGCGTTGGGTCTGGTTCTGTGCAGTTTgccggtcttcttcaagaTTCCCGGACAAATCACCCAGAGTATGGGAGATCGCACAGAAA GTTTCGTCACAAATAGGAGGATGCTACTATCATCCTCAGACGCCTTTGGTCGCTTGATGTTTTCCTACAAGGAAATTTCCGAGCTGGCTGGGTACACGTCCCGTGTCTCGTCGCTACTGGAAGTCATGGATGACTTGGCGGCTGGACGgttcgagaagaagctcgtctcatcggcatccatcGAAGAAAATGCGGCCGTGCTGTCGGGACGAGGCGAGATCCAGGAAAGTGACTCCATCGAGTTCACCGACGTACCCATCGTCTCCCCGAACGGAGATGTCCTGGTGCGCCAGTTATCGTTCACGGTCCACCCGGGCGAGCATCTGCTCATTGTCGGACCCAACGGGTGCGGCAAATCTTCCCTGTTCCGAATTCTGGGCGGACTCTGGCCTGTCTACGGAGGCACGGTCAAGAAACCGCAGTTCGAGAGCATCTTCTACATCCCGCAGCGGCCGTACCTGTCCCGCGGCACGCTGCGCCAGCAGGTAATTTATCCCGATGGTGTGCGCGAGATGCGCGCCAAGGGGGTCACTGATGCGGATCTGTTTGAGATTCTGTCCGTGGTCGAGATCGCCTCTGTCGTAGACCGGCCTGATGGTTGGGACGCCGAAGAGGAGTGGCGCGACGTGCTGTCGGGCGGTCTACAGCAGCGCATCGCCATGGCCCGGCTTTTCTACCACCGTCCGCAGTATGCTATCCTGGACGAATGCACCTCTTCTGTGACGCTGGAGATTGAGAAAGTCATGTACGagacggcgaagaagctcGGGATTACGCTCATGACCGTCTCGCACCGACGGAGCCTGTGGAAATACCACAAGAAGATTCTCCAGTTTGACGGCCAGGGAGGATACATCTTCACGGGACTGGACTGGGAGCGACGGTTGAAACTGGAAGA CGAGAAAGACGAACTCgagctccagctccggaCTGTCCCAGAACTACAGCGCCGCGTAGCCGAGTTGACCTCTTGA
- a CDS encoding uncharacterized protein (ID:PFLUO_005988-T1.cds;~source:funannotate), producing MPPKGSEASPPPDNPRSFFTVPTPIKQLFDKFPLTTYPTNALPQHSLSQATGNQLFVFTDAAGARRGRPSFNPQCLKWQAYLKFVGIDFKTTPSNNHASPTGALPFLIPSTPEDTLVPIPSHKLQKWAIEQVHCEEEQQLNLRFEAYASLLDQRIRSAWLYMLYLDPANFEAVARRLYVDPATTSSAVRTALGVQLQRAARDELLRTSRYIDAGDLEVDAGSAFGALSTLLGEDEHFFGRPKPGLFDASVFAYTHLILDEGMGWKHNRLAQLLREHDNLVQHRARVLQFF from the exons ATGCCTCCCAAAGGCTCCGAGGCCAGTCCACCACCGGACAACCCTCGCTCCTTCTTTACCGTCCCTACACCCATCAAGCAACTTTTCGATAAATTCCCTCTCACCACATACCCGACCAACGCCCTTCCGCAACACTCCCTGTCCCAAGCTACCGGCAACCAGCTGTTTGTCTTCACCGATGCAGCTGGTGCTCGACGGGGTCGGCCGTCTTTCAATCCACAATGTCTCAAGTGGCAG GCCTACCTGAAATTTGTCGGGATTGACTTCAAAACTACCCCTTCCAACAATCACGCGTCGCCGACCGGTGCTCTGCCTTTCCTCATTCCGTCAACCCCCGAGGACACTCTTGTCCCAATCCCTTCACACAAGCTCCAAAAATGGGCCATTGAACAGGTCCACTgcgaggaggagcagcaATTGAACCTCCGATTCGAGGCATATGCTTCTCTGCTGGACCAGCGGATACGGAGTGCTTGG TTATACATGCTGTATCTCGATCCTGCCAACTTTGAGGCCGTGGCACGGCGGCTCTACGTGGACCCTGCAACTACGAGCTCGGCTGTTCGGACCGCTCTTGGTGTCCAGCTCCAACGGGCTGCCCGCGATGAACTCCTCCGCACGTCGCGGTACATTGATGCTGGGGATCTGGAGGTGGATGCCGGGAGTGCGTTTGGGGCGCTATCAACCCTTCTGGGGGAGGATGAGCATTTCTTTGGGCGACCAAAGCCGGGCCTATTTGATGCCAGTGTCTTCGCCTATACGCATCTGATTTTGGATGAAGGGATGGGGTGGAAACACAACCGACTGGCGCAGTTGCTCCGCGAGCACGACAATCTTGTACAACACCGGGCGCGGGTGCTGCAGTTTTTCTAG
- a CDS encoding uncharacterized protein (ID:PFLUO_005989-T1.cds;~source:funannotate): MPLDEEGAKWSCEPCIRGHRSSKCQHFDRLMMKVPKAGRPLAKCPHPKGTCSCEKTYAVMVRIPKGSGCLCRPLYKVPLDANGEPQSNPSSMAPIASPTPGKIQKSGRRQSSLQTAPENLAKAFDAMPGPVNLKFENDATNQSFNFASQPDLDGAHTSTNHDISEQASSDATQIANSTPQPTQQGSACCSQKSQTPTPVPNGSCCGKSAASSANDSALPGLPEHNSVQHSSWDNMSYEQFSAPQMPSWQTSVSSPHGQFMEFGMDEAQSQPTFYMNGHSQKMSAPQSMIYSDQLSGLGISQNTIPMQPQPASNKTDGGEPCTECHCGDDCQCLGCSAHPFNNTTRQHVQEMGVIMTFDNDDQTPDGVASAYQSSPFSGGTPTPLSLSFMQHTPSTDPSALQSYAFEPYSDPNSNLPTGYSSPLSANHPFNQQLMHPSEYYTLEYPVGLPGSCSDITGSCQCGSDCSCVGCLTHSGHNGVPLESPIPDRPVAGTSEQHSSSHSGPASPSHHHTSRIPVLENISVPCLSPRTLETSMI; encoded by the exons ATGCCTCTCGATGAGGAAGGAGCCAAGTGGTCTTG TGAACCATGCATCCGCGGCCACCGATCCTCCAAATGCCAGCACTTCGACCGGCTCATGATGAAAGTTCCCAAAGCGGGTCGGCCACTCGCAAAATGCCCTCACCCCAAGGGAACCTGCAGCTGCGAGAAGACATATGCCGTCATGGTCCGAATTCCGAAAG GCTCTGGTTGTCTGTGCCGACCACTGTATAAAGTCCCCTTGGATGCCAACGGTGAGCCGCAGTCGAACCCGTCTTCTATGGCTCCCATCGCGTCGCCTACGCCGGGCAAGATCCAAAAATCGGGAAGAAGGCAAAGCAGCCTCCAGACGGCACCCGAGAACCTCGCCAAGGCCTTTGATGCTATGCCTGGTCCGGTCAATCTGAAATTCGAAAACGATGCGACGAATCAGTCATTCAACTTCGCATCTCAGCCTGACTTGGACGGCGCGCacacctccaccaaccacGATATCAGCGAACAAGCATCATCTGATGCCACACAAATCGCCAACAGCACTCCGCAGCCCACACAGCAGGGATCTGCGTGCTGCTCCCAGAAATCTCAGACTCCTACACCAGTTCCAAATGGATCTTGCTGTGGAAAATCCGCAGCTTCCTCGGCAAATGACTCCGCTCTCCCAGGCTTGCCAGAGCACAATAGTGTCCAGCATTCATCATGGGACAACATGTCTTATGAGCAATTTTCAGCCCCACAAATGCCTTCCTGGCAGACCTCCGTTTCGTCTCCGCATGGGCAATTCATGGAGTTCGGGATGGATGAAGCTCAATCTCAACCAACGTTTTACATGAACGGACACTCGCAAAAGATGTCTGCGCCACAGTCGATGATATACTCAGACCAACTCTCTGGACTTGGGATTAGTCAAAATACCATTCCAATgcaaccccaacccgccTCCAACAAAACAGATGGTGGTGAACCCTGCACCGAGTGTCACTGTGGAGACGACTGCCAATGCCTAGGATGTTCCGCCCACCCCTTCAACAATACAACTCGACAGCACGTCCAAGAAATGGGTGTCATAATGACtttcgacaatgatgatCAGACCCCGGACGGTGTTGCCAGCGCCTATCAGTCCTCGCCATTCTCAGGAGGCACACCAACCCCGCTGAGCCTCTCCTTCATGCAGCACACACCCTCAACGGATCCCAGTGCTCTGCAGAGCTACGCCTTTGAGCCTTACTCAGACCCCAACTCAAATCTCCCAACCGGctattcttctcctctgtcgGCAAACCACCCATTCAACCAACAGTTAATGCACCCTTCGGAATACTACACCCTCGAATACCCCGTTGGGCTTCCAGGCTCCTGTTCCGACATTACAGGAAGCTGTCAATGCGGCAGCGACTGCAGCTGCGTTGGCTGTCTCACGCACAGCGGCCACAACGGCGTTCCACTGGAATCGCCTATCCCGGACAGACCCGTCGCCGGAACATCAGAGCAACACTCTTCGTCTCATTCTGGCCCGGCAAGCCCCTCTCACCATCACACGTCACGGATCCCAGTGCTGGAAAACATTTCAGTCCCGTGTCTGAGTCCGCGCACGCTGGAAACATCTATGATTTAA